One genomic window of Salvia miltiorrhiza cultivar Shanhuang (shh) chromosome 4, IMPLAD_Smil_shh, whole genome shotgun sequence includes the following:
- the LOC131021516 gene encoding probable receptor-like protein kinase At5g24010: MFSLITTSSTVVQTQLSPSTAGSVSPATTIPTTTYSTPPAVIKSKIPSIHQHLNSIEPQEFSESRLEFLINVAAASKLRIVFAPDERERSFAFVNAIEAFLAPPDFVRDSPPHVTRRGSDGTYNGVLYFPLRVVHRINVGGENVTPENDTMMRYWIPDDAYLLLNSTAIDKAYDSEIKYGERATKFDAPDSVYNTAKVYGGRPSNNFSISWRFGVGKGAQHLVRLHFCDIVSKTTNENFSFYLYIYGGFGTKVYPWSFISEPAAPFYMDIVVDSDDSGFMNISVGPHPQSMVKSAFLNGVEIMEMIRVLVDSNSIEKKLHLHSHMIIGWSVGVVVLVTLVLIVLIFCLRRNKWEASEASKWRLVPIRGGSSHSSKTSVTGSIHADLNLGLKVPLSLIHFATRKFSQKLMIGEGGFGKVYEGKLRNGAKVAVKRSEAGHGQGLEEFHTEIRVLSKIRHQHLVSLMGYCDERDEMILVYEFMEKGTLRDHLYTLEGESKTPVASPSPFSWDQRLRICIGAARGLDYLHTGCTETIVHRDIKSTNILLDENNVAKVADFGLSVTGSVDETHFTTQVKGSFGYLDPEYYTCLQLTPKSDVYSFGVVLLEVLCARPVVDRCLPKEQVNLADWGMSLQKKGQLESIVDPFLVGKINPDSLRIFGETVEKCLQDSGDDRPFMSEVLWRLEHCLQFQVSGGGGRLGQPHQDSTTGFSLGLPAHVVRRLPSNSMSVSEDEVALRYYNFSDESEVDVSSHVVFSQLGFGGAR; the protein is encoded by the exons ATGTTCTCCCTAATCACAACTTCATCAACTGTGGTTCAGACGCAGCTCTCACCCTCTACGGCCGGCAGCGTTTCACCGGCGACGACCATCCCGACAACTACGTACTCCACTCCGCCGGCGGTAATAAAGTCGAAGATACCCTCAATTCATCAGCACCTCAACTCTATCGAACCGCAAGAGTTTTCCGAAAGCCGTCTTG AGTTCTTGATCAATGTTGCTGCTGCGAGCAAGTTGAGGATTGTTTTTGCGccggatgagagagagagatccttCGCCTTCGTCAATGCAATTGAAGCCTTCCTTGCGCCGCCCGATTTCGTTCGAGACTCTCCCCCACATGTAACTCGACGAGGAAGTGACGGAACCTATAACGGCGTCTTATATTTTCCGTTGCGCGTTGTTCATCGGATCAACGTCGGAGGGGAAAATGTTACGCCGGAGAACGACACGATGATGAGGTATTGGATTCCTGATGATGCTTACCTGCTCCTTAACAGTACTGCCATTGATAAAGCTTATGATTCTGAGATCAAGTATGGTGAAAGAGCTACAAAATTTGATGCTCCTGATTCTGTTTACAATACTGCCAAAGTTTATGGTGGAAGGCCTTCAAACAATTTCAGCATTTCGTGGCGGTTTGGAGTTGGAAAGGGTGCTCAGCATCTCGTTCGGTTGCATTTCTGTGACATTGTTAGTAAAACGACGAATGAGAACTTTAGTTTCTATCTATATATCTATGGTGGTTTCGGAACAAAGGTGTATCCTTGGAGTTTTATTTCTGAGCCGGCAGCTCCTTTTTACATGGATATCGTGGTTGATTCGGATGATTCTGGTTTCATGAATATAAGCGTCGGTCCACACCCACAATCAATGGTTAAGTCAGCATTCTTGAATGGTGTTGAGATCATGGAGATGATTAGAGTTTTAGTAGATAGCAAttcaatagaaaaaaaattgcatttgcATTCGCATATGATTATTGGTTGGAGCGTTGGAGTTGTGGTTTTGGTAACATTAGTGTTGATTGTGCTCATCTTTTGCTTGAGAAGAAACAAGTGGGAGGCCAGTGAGGCTTCCAAGTGGAGATTAGTACCCATTCGCGGAGGAAGTTCGCACAGCAGCAAAACTAGTGTCACTGGCTCCATCCACGCTGATCTGAACCTCGGACTCAAGGTACCACTGTCGTTAATCCACTTTGCGACAAGGAAGTTCAGCCAGAAGCTGATGATCGGAGAGGGTGGATTTGGCAAAGTCTACGAGGGAAAGCTGAGGAACGGCGCCAAAGTTGCTGTAAAGAGAAGTGAGGCAGGGCATGGGCAGGGCCTTGAAGAATTCCACACAGAGATAAGAGTGTTATCCAAGATTCGGCACCAACATCTGGTTTCTCTGATGGGATACTGTGATGAAAGAGACGAGATGATACTGGTCTACGAGTTCATGGAGAAGGGAACTCTAAGAGACCATCTCTACACCTTGGAAGGAGAGTCGAAGACACCAGTGGCTTCACCCTCTCCGTTTTCATGGGATCAGAGGCTTAGGATCTGCATTGGTGCGGCGAGGGGTCTGGACTATCTTCACACTGGCTGCACCGAGACAATCGTTCATAGAGACATCAAGTCCACAAACATCTTGTTGGACGAGAACAACGTGGCGAAAGTTGCTGATTTCGGGCTCTCTGTTACGGGCTCTGTTGATGAGACTCATTTCACCACTCAAGTGAAAGGAAGCTTTGGGTATTTGGACCCTGAGTATTACACATGTTTGCAGCTAACTCCGAAATCCGACGTCTACTCGTTTGGAGTGGTGCTTCTTGAAGTGCTGTGTGCAAGGCCCGTAGTGGACCGTTGCCTTCCTAAAGAGCAAGTGAACTTGGCTGATTGGGGAATGTCATTGCAGAAAAAGGGGCAGCTAGAGAGCATTGTTGATCCTTTTCTTGTGGGCAAGATCAATCCCGACTCTTTGAGGATATTTGGTGAGACAGTGGAGAAATGCTTGCAGGACTCGGGTGATGATCGCCCCTTCATGTCCGAGGTCTTGTGGCGTTTGGAGCATTGCTTGCAGTTTCAAGTATCGGGGGGTGGTGGTCGCCTCGGGCAGC